In a single window of the Gammaproteobacteria bacterium genome:
- a CDS encoding twin-arginine translocation signal domain-containing protein, with translation MSMKRRTFLKGTLAAGSVGLAVGAGLLSPRAVLAAAWPKA, from the coding sequence ATGAGCATGAAACGCAGAACCTTTCTGAAAGGCACGCTGGCTGCGGGCAGCGTGGGTCTGGCCGTTGGTGCGGGCCTGCTGAGCCCCCGTGCCGTGCTGGCCGCCGCCTGGCCCAAGGC